Genomic segment of Umezawaea sp. Da 62-37:
CCTCGGCGAGTGGAAGCTCCAGAAGCCGCGCACCCCGGCCGAGGTCGCCGCCGCGTACGAGCGCACGGGCTACAACGACCCGTTCCTGGAGCGCTACACGAACTGGGCGGGCGACTTCGTCACCGGCGACTGGGGCGAGTCCGTGGTCCCCGGCAACGCGGGCCGGTCCGTGAAGGAAGACATCAGCAAGGCCTTCGTCGTCACCTTCCGGCTCGTGATCATCGCCGAGATCATCGCCCTGCTGCTGGGCATGGTCGTCGGGGTGATCGGCGCGGTGAGACAGTATTCGCTCTTCGACTACACGGCCACCGGAATATCGTTCGCGATGTTCTCGATGCCGCTGTTCTGCGTCGCCCTCATCCTGAAGACCGGCGGCATCTCGCTCAACAACTGGCTCGAGTCCATCGGCGCGGACAGGTGGATCATCACGGCCGGACCACCGGGTGACGGCTTCAAGGGCGGCTTCGGGGAGCAGTTCTTCCAGTACACCGGCGCCTACATCCTGCCGACCATCTCGCTCGTGGTCATCCAGTTCGCGCTCTACAGCCGGTTCCAGCGGGCGTCCATGCTGGACACCCTGAACGCCGACTACGTGCGGACCGCCCAGGCCAAGGGCATCTCCGAGGCCCGCTCGATCTTCCGCCACGCCTTCCGCAACGCCCTCATCCCCATCGTCACCGTGTCGTCGCTGAACTTCGGCGCCACCGTAGGCGGCGCCGTGATCACCGAGACGGTGTTCGGCTGGTCGGGAATGGGCAAGTTCCTGGTCGACGCCATCACCAAGCTCGAGCCGTTCCAGGTGTTGGGCTTCATGATGGTGACCGCCGTGTTCATCATCGCGTTCAACCTGATCGCGGACATCCTTTACGCGTTCATGGACCCGAGGATCCGCCTTGACTGACCTGACTACGCCCGCGGTGCCACCCGCGGCTCCCACCACGGCCGACAAGAGCCAGTTCGACTCGTCGTCGGCGCGCAAGCAGTGGCAGGTCATCGCACGACGCTTCCTGCGGCACCGCGCCGCGGTCGTCGGCGTCGTGATCTTCATCCTGCTGGTGCTGTTCGCCTTCCTGGGCAGCGCCTTCTGGCAGTACCCGTTCACCGACCTCGGCTTCCCGAGGTACCAGAACCCGACCGCCGACCACCCGTTCGGCACGGACCGGCTGGGCGCCGACATGGTGGCCCAGACGATCCGCGGTACCCAGTTCTCGTTGCAGATCGCCCTCGTCGTGGCCTTCCTGTCCACGTTCATCGGCGTCATGCTGGGCGCGCTCGCCGGGTACAAGGGCGGCTGGGTCGACACGCTCATCAGCCGGTTCATCGACCTGCTGCTGGTGATCCCGTCGTTCATCATCGCGGCCGTGCTGGTGCGCAACAGCTTCGTCGCCACGGCGACCGGTGGCGGCGGCAGCAACTGGCTCGTCGTGGCCCTCTACCTCGGCCTGATCGGCTGGCTCTCCATCGCCCGCGTCATCCGCGGCATGGTGCTGTCGCTGCGCGAGAAGGAGTTCGTGGAGGCCGCCCGCGCGCTGGGCGCGTCGACGTCGCGGATCATCTTCCGGCACATCCTGCCGAACACGGTGGACGTCATCATCGTGAACGCGACGCTCGCCGTCGCGCAGGCGGTGCTGCTGGAAGCCGCGCTGTCGTTCATCGGACTCGGCGTGCACAGCCCGGACACCTCGCTCGGGCTGATGATCTCGCTGAACAAGAACGAGTTGAACCTGCACCCGTGGTTGTTCCTGATCCCCTTCGTGTTCATCGTGCTGATCTCGTTGTCGGTGAACTTCATCGGTGACGGTCTTCGGGATGCTTTCGACCCGAGGCAGAAGAGGGTGAAGGCATGAGTGAGCTGGATGTGATGGACGCGCCGGAGTCCGCGGGCGGCACCCCGTCGAGCGGGAAGCTGCTCACGGTCAAGGACCTGTCGGTCGACTTCCCGACCGACGACGGCGTCGTGCACGCCGTGCGCAACGTGACGTTCACCCTCGCCCCCGGCGAGGTGCTGGGCGTCGTCGGCGAGTCGGGTTCCGGCAAGTCGGTGTCGTCCATGGCGATCATGGGTCTGCTGCCCAAGACGGCCAACGTGACGGGGTCCATCAAGTTCAAGGACCACGAGCTCGTCGGCCGGAACTACAAGCAGATGATGCCGGTGCGCGGCAACAACATCTCGATGATCTTCCAGGACCCGATGACGTCGCTGAACCCCGTCTACACCGTGGGGTGGCAGCTCGCCGAGGCCTACAGGGCGCACCACGACGTGTCCAAGAAGGCCGCGTGGGCCAAGGCCGTCGAGTCGCTGGAACTCGTCGACATCCCGCAGCCCGACCGGCGCGCCTCGCAGTACCCGCACGAGTTCTCCGGCGGCATGCGGCAGCGCGTGATGATCGCGATGGCGATCATCAACGACCCCGACGTGATCGTGGCCGACGAGCCGACGACCGCGCTGGACGTCACCGTGCAGGCGCAGATCCTCGACACGCTGCTGCGGATCAGGGACGAGACGAACGCGGGCATCATCGTGATCACC
This window contains:
- a CDS encoding ABC transporter permease, with the translated sequence MLRYIIRRLMISIPLLILASFLCFGLTTAMGDPLGEWKLQKPRTPAEVAAAYERTGYNDPFLERYTNWAGDFVTGDWGESVVPGNAGRSVKEDISKAFVVTFRLVIIAEIIALLLGMVVGVIGAVRQYSLFDYTATGISFAMFSMPLFCVALILKTGGISLNNWLESIGADRWIITAGPPGDGFKGGFGEQFFQYTGAYILPTISLVVIQFALYSRFQRASMLDTLNADYVRTAQAKGISEARSIFRHAFRNALIPIVTVSSLNFGATVGGAVITETVFGWSGMGKFLVDAITKLEPFQVLGFMMVTAVFIIAFNLIADILYAFMDPRIRLD
- a CDS encoding ABC transporter permease, producing the protein MTDLTTPAVPPAAPTTADKSQFDSSSARKQWQVIARRFLRHRAAVVGVVIFILLVLFAFLGSAFWQYPFTDLGFPRYQNPTADHPFGTDRLGADMVAQTIRGTQFSLQIALVVAFLSTFIGVMLGALAGYKGGWVDTLISRFIDLLLVIPSFIIAAVLVRNSFVATATGGGGSNWLVVALYLGLIGWLSIARVIRGMVLSLREKEFVEAARALGASTSRIIFRHILPNTVDVIIVNATLAVAQAVLLEAALSFIGLGVHSPDTSLGLMISLNKNELNLHPWLFLIPFVFIVLISLSVNFIGDGLRDAFDPRQKRVKA
- a CDS encoding ABC transporter ATP-binding protein is translated as MSELDVMDAPESAGGTPSSGKLLTVKDLSVDFPTDDGVVHAVRNVTFTLAPGEVLGVVGESGSGKSVSSMAIMGLLPKTANVTGSIKFKDHELVGRNYKQMMPVRGNNISMIFQDPMTSLNPVYTVGWQLAEAYRAHHDVSKKAAWAKAVESLELVDIPQPDRRASQYPHEFSGGMRQRVMIAMAIINDPDVIVADEPTTALDVTVQAQILDTLLRIRDETNAGIIVITHDLGVVAGMVDRVQVMYGGTVVEQGGVDEVFEAQRMPYTVGLLGSIPNPSLLGKRLTPIKGAPPSLMNLPSGCAFSPRCPLVIDECRVVEPELLETDRAGHFSRCHRSAHLATLVDPQKLFATDEIGVVENPASLLVADPDMPMVEDVEVVEARMQEEEENPTS